In one Fusarium keratoplasticum isolate Fu6.1 chromosome 5, whole genome shotgun sequence genomic region, the following are encoded:
- a CDS encoding Tethering factor for nuclear proteasome STS1, which produces MNVLLSPQPPVFPHQHENHRLSPQRSLSPFHNMATRKRKADEDGDETMSPRSSPTISSRPLARPSKKIRANEVIGRPLALPRLLETLDTAQLRTVLERICERHPDIGHEVETGAPRPSVSSVVEVLQGYMEKLSNAVPYGETSPEYTYYRVKEPLVALIDALSDFTPQFLPPNETQPTKSLEFLNEATNIIHKLPDWEPQTYRHHKENAYEEISKAWALVINEAGKRAGGINLHSGGWDQILSRHNEQSGGRLAYAINAMTTSVGWLDPSANSGPAGASDPNSILNQLMSGTYGAPVRVGPW; this is translated from the exons ATGAACGTCTTGCTCTCGCCGCAACCTCCGGTTTTCCCTCATCAGCACGAAAACCATCGTCTCTCCCCCCAGCGATCCT TATCACCCTTTCATAACATGGCCACCCGCAAGCGAAAAGCCgacgaagatggcgatgagaccATGTCTCCTCGGAGTTCGCCCACTATCTCTTCCCGACCTCTCGCCCGCCCTTCGAAAAAGATTCGTGCCAACGAAGTTATTGGCCGACCCCTTGCTCTCCCTCGACTCCTTGAGACTCTCGATACTGCCCAGCTGAGGACTGTCCTCGAGAGGATATGCGAAAGGCATCCCGACATTGGCCATGAAGTTGAAACTGGGGCCCCTCGCCCGTCCGTTTCGTCGGTTGTTGAGGTTTTGCAGGGCTATATGGAAAAACTGAGTAACGCAGTTCCCTATGGCGAGACGAGTCCCGAATACACCTACTACCGAGTCAAGGAGCCCCTTGTGGCCTTGATTGACGCACTCTCCGATTTCACTCCCCAATTTCTGCCCCCGAACGAGACTCAGCCCACCAAGTCGCTCGAGTTCTTGAACGAGGCCACCAACATTATTCACAAGCTCCCCGACTGGGAACCCCAGACGTATCGACACCACAAGGAAAACGCATACGAGGAGATCTCCAAGGCCTGGGCTCTTGTTATTAACGAGGCAGGCAAGAGGGCTGGAGGCATCAACTTGCACAGTGGGGGATGGGACCAGATCTTGTCACGACACAACGAGCAATCTGGCGGCCGGCTCGCTTACGCCATCAATGCCATGACTACGAGTGTTGGCTGGTTGGACCCCAGCGCGAATTCCGGACCAGCTGGTGCCTCTGACCCCAATTCCATCCTCAACCAGCTGATGTCTGGTACGTACGGAGCACCTGTTCGGGTTGGACCTTGGTAG